Proteins encoded within one genomic window of Fusarium musae strain F31 chromosome 4, whole genome shotgun sequence:
- the SPE3 gene encoding putrescine aminopropyltransferase (EggNog:ENOG41), with amino-acid sequence MSSEEITHPTIKDGWFREISDMWPGHAMTLRVEKVLVHEKSKYQDVLIFKSTDFGNVLVLDNVIQCTERDEFSYQEMIAHLALNSHPNPKKVLVIGGGDGGVLREIVKHDCVEEATLCDIDEAVVRLSKEHLPSMACGFDHPKSKTHIGDGFKFLNDYKNEFDVIITDSSDPDGPAEALFQKSYFQLLHDALREGGVITTQAESPWLHLPLITRLKKDCQAIFPVAEYAYTTIPTYPSGQIGFMVCSKDPKADVKTPLRSWTKEEEDAKCRYYSAEIHKASFVLPKFAQKALE; translated from the exons ATGTCTTCCGAGGAGATCACCCACCCTACCATCAAGG ATGGCTGGTTCCGAGAGATCTCGGACATGTGGCCCG GCCATGCCATGACCCTCCGCGTCGAGAAGGTCCTCGTCCACGAGAAGAGCAAGTACCAGgatgtcctcatcttcaagtccACCGACTTTGGCAACGTTCTGGTTCTCGACAACGTTATCCAGTGCACCGAGCGTGACGAGTTCTCCTACCAGGAGATGATCGCCCACCTCGCCCTCAACTCCCACCCCAACCCCAAGAAGGTTCTTGTCATTGGCGGTGGTGATGGCGGTGTTCTCCGTGAGATCGTCAAGCACGACTGTGTTGAGGAGGCCACCCTCTGCGACATCGACGAGGCTGTTGTCCGCCTCTCCAAGGAGCACCTCCCCTCCATGGCCTGCGGTTTCGACCAccccaagtccaagaccCACAttggcgatggcttcaagttcctcaacGACTACAAGAACGAGTTCGacgtcatcatcaccgactCCTCCGATCCCGATGGTCCCGCCGAGGCTCTCTTCCAGAAGAGCTACTTCCAGCTCCTCCACGACGCTCTCCGCGAGGGCGGCGTCATTACTACTCAAG CCGAGAGCCCCTGGCTTCACCTCCCCCTCATCACCCGCCTCAAGAAGGACTGCCAGGCTATCTTCCCTGTCGCCGAGTACGCCTACACCACCATCCCTACCTACCCCTCCGGTCAGATTGGCTTCATGGTCTGCTCCAAGGACCCCAAGGCCGATGTCAAGACACCTCTCCGATCCTGgacgaaggaggaggaggacgcCAAGTGCCGATACTACTCTGCTGAGATCCACAAGGCCAGCTTCGTCCTTCCCAAGTTCGCCCAGAAGGCTCTTGAGTAA